A single window of Acidobacteriota bacterium DNA harbors:
- a CDS encoding tetratricopeptide repeat protein: MTAQEFVPEPLAEAELDLEHLSAGPSGADSGFELALDDSSMAVLPGGPSTPATPASPSKLGSGLLDDLFAEFRDEVEEPQPGGGGDLETRYNMGVAFKEMALYDEAIGEFQKVHQIAEAAKDYSHLVQCCSLLAICFIEKGLPLLAVNWYQTALDSPCADAESELALLYEIGAAYEMAGNRSAALKSFMDVYSRNIDYRNVAERIRELQQGS; this comes from the coding sequence ATGACAGCGCAAGAGTTCGTGCCAGAGCCTCTGGCCGAAGCCGAACTAGACCTGGAACACTTGTCGGCTGGACCCTCAGGAGCAGATTCGGGCTTTGAGCTGGCGCTGGACGATTCATCCATGGCAGTGCTCCCCGGCGGGCCGTCAACTCCGGCGACGCCCGCCAGCCCCAGCAAACTTGGCAGTGGGCTGCTCGACGATCTTTTTGCCGAGTTCCGCGACGAAGTGGAGGAACCGCAGCCGGGTGGCGGTGGCGATCTGGAAACGCGTTACAATATGGGAGTTGCATTCAAAGAGATGGCCCTCTATGACGAGGCCATTGGCGAATTTCAGAAGGTCCATCAAATCGCGGAGGCGGCCAAAGATTATTCGCATCTGGTGCAATGCTGCTCGCTGCTGGCCATCTGCTTTATCGAAAAAGGGCTGCCCCTGCTGGCCGTAAACTGGTACCAGACGGCTCTTGATTCTCCGTGTGCCGATGCCGAGAGTGAGTTGGCGCTTCTTTACGAAATCGGCGCGGCCTATGAGATGGCTGGGAACCGCTCGGCGGCGCTCAAGAGCTTCATGGACGTCTATTCTCGGAACATCGATTATCGCAACGTCGCCGAGCGCATCCGCGAGTTACAGCAGGGATCGTAA
- a CDS encoding tetratricopeptide repeat protein, giving the protein MAFGLGFDKAKILQAAEKYTVQGKIPAAIEEYQKIVKKDPKDLMTLNAIGDLYVRAGKIEDALKTFHLLAEKSVEGGAVPRAIAVYKRITKIDPESLVALEKLGELYSMQGLMRDARTYFLQAVEIYSKRKEPEKARAVFERVLMLDMDNPKLLKRMGDFYVETRKEAEAISTYLSAAERYLDGNAPDEAMAVLDAIYHLDPINEESIILKGRAFLDQGKAGESIAALESIRDYQRNKTALNALFHAYVKQDNAAKTEEVANQLLDLHGDMAGLDVLAAGLLDRNDTHGALAVYQRVAERLQSQGGLGPIAEGLRRILDRDSKNRQALELIWTAYRQSSDVDQGRHIGERLAQVHLEEGEPAKAREVYAELVAAEPDNHDLVQQLRRIDARYSPAKPQGESNFSDISPLMAIEEAAETGITSSHVGALAPREKAVVKNCLTESELYLTYHQLPKAIETLEAGLVEVPGDIALYEHLLPLYEQTQHYEKALKAAEALTEAYVRIGDGDRASRYGELLLGYQTKIFEAAHSGRLQDAAAGVPAETVQMEQSQVREVDLSMEWASLSSAPSATATTDSLVEQIEFYLQAGLGVEAEESIGKLYSLDPSQGSLSDLRHRLDVLLGRGAAVAEVAIPDFTAAGSEI; this is encoded by the coding sequence ATGGCATTTGGACTGGGCTTCGATAAGGCGAAAATCCTGCAGGCTGCGGAAAAGTATACGGTTCAGGGGAAAATTCCCGCGGCCATTGAAGAATACCAAAAAATAGTAAAGAAAGATCCCAAGGACCTGATGACGTTGAACGCCATTGGGGATCTCTACGTGCGGGCGGGAAAGATTGAAGACGCACTGAAGACTTTCCATTTACTGGCGGAAAAATCAGTGGAAGGTGGCGCAGTGCCGCGCGCTATTGCGGTCTATAAACGGATCACCAAAATAGATCCCGAATCGCTGGTGGCGCTGGAGAAGCTTGGAGAGCTCTACTCCATGCAGGGTTTGATGCGTGACGCGCGCACGTACTTTTTGCAGGCCGTTGAAATCTATAGCAAACGGAAAGAACCGGAGAAAGCCCGGGCCGTGTTCGAGCGTGTGTTGATGCTCGATATGGACAACCCCAAGCTGCTGAAGCGCATGGGTGATTTCTACGTCGAGACGCGCAAGGAAGCCGAAGCGATCTCCACTTACCTGAGCGCCGCAGAGCGCTATCTTGATGGCAACGCTCCAGATGAAGCCATGGCTGTGCTGGATGCCATCTACCATCTCGATCCGATCAACGAGGAATCCATCATCCTGAAAGGACGAGCCTTTCTGGATCAGGGCAAGGCGGGAGAATCCATTGCGGCACTGGAGTCAATCCGTGATTATCAGCGGAACAAGACTGCGCTCAATGCTTTGTTTCACGCCTACGTCAAACAAGACAACGCGGCCAAAACGGAAGAAGTAGCCAATCAGTTGCTGGATCTGCATGGCGACATGGCCGGCCTGGATGTGCTGGCGGCTGGGTTGCTGGATCGCAACGATACGCATGGCGCTCTAGCCGTCTATCAGCGAGTCGCCGAGCGCTTGCAAAGCCAGGGTGGGCTTGGTCCCATTGCGGAAGGGCTCCGGCGGATTCTGGATCGAGATTCAAAAAACAGGCAGGCGTTGGAGTTGATATGGACCGCCTATCGCCAGTCCAGTGATGTGGACCAAGGCCGACACATTGGCGAGAGATTGGCCCAGGTCCATTTGGAAGAAGGCGAACCGGCCAAGGCGCGGGAAGTTTATGCGGAGCTGGTTGCGGCGGAGCCGGATAACCATGATCTTGTGCAGCAATTGCGCCGCATTGATGCGCGTTATTCCCCAGCCAAGCCGCAGGGAGAATCCAATTTTAGCGATATCAGTCCCCTGATGGCCATCGAGGAGGCTGCTGAGACGGGTATCACTTCTAGCCATGTTGGCGCGCTGGCCCCTCGCGAAAAGGCTGTGGTGAAAAATTGCCTTACCGAGAGCGAACTATACCTTACCTATCACCAGCTCCCCAAAGCCATTGAGACGCTGGAAGCCGGATTAGTCGAGGTTCCCGGCGACATAGCCCTCTACGAACATCTCTTGCCACTTTACGAGCAGACTCAACATTACGAGAAAGCCCTCAAGGCCGCCGAGGCTCTTACCGAAGCTTACGTCCGAATCGGCGACGGGGATCGCGCATCTCGCTATGGCGAGTTGCTGCTCGGGTACCAGACGAAAATATTTGAAGCGGCCCATAGCGGCCGTCTGCAGGATGCGGCGGCAGGCGTTCCTGCCGAGACGGTTCAGATGGAGCAGAGCCAAGTCCGTGAAGTCGATCTTTCCATGGAATGGGCCAGTCTTTCCAGTGCTCCCTCTGCAACGGCCACCACCGACAGTCTCGTCGAGCAGATCGAATTTTATCTTCAGGCCGGCCTTGGGGTAGAAGCTGAAGAATCTATAGGGAAGCTGTATTCCCTCGATCCCTCGCAGGGGTCCTTGTCAGACCTCCGGCATCGCTTGGATGTCCTGCTCGGTCGCGGGGCAGCGGTAGCGGAAGTTGCCATTCCTGATTTTACTGCCGCCGGGTCCGAAATCTAA
- the argC gene encoding N-acetyl-gamma-glutamyl-phosphate reductase, which translates to MNNYTPLPSTPLPPTGGARHLRVAVIGYTGYSGIELVGLLERHPAVALLLLDHRAAKDSALDASPVPCGLPTTSGIAHAPWSPSAIRDHQIDLVFTATPPEVSLEIIPEILRSGARAIDLSGAFRLRDAGQYQRWYKAAHTQPDLLAQAVYGLPELYREKIVGARLVANPGCYPTAAICALWPLLKADMVDRAAGVVCDAKSGVSGAGKSPSPKTHFVQISENFSAYAILEHRHVAEVLNNTGLDESEFSFTAQLLPIPRGILAANYLRLKKPATLNEIQAVYRAAYSSAGFVRLYPQGSQPQLSVVNHTNFCDIHCTLGSDGKRLVVVSCIDNLVKGAAGQAVQNMNVMFGLEESTGLLA; encoded by the coding sequence ATGAATAATTATACTCCATTGCCAAGCACACCTCTGCCGCCCACCGGCGGGGCGCGTCACTTGCGTGTCGCCGTGATCGGTTATACAGGCTACAGCGGAATCGAGCTTGTGGGTCTGCTCGAACGGCACCCGGCGGTGGCGCTTCTGCTGCTGGACCATCGCGCCGCCAAGGACTCGGCGCTGGACGCATCCCCGGTTCCCTGCGGCCTACCAACCACCAGCGGAATAGCTCATGCACCCTGGTCTCCGAGCGCGATCAGGGATCATCAAATTGACTTGGTCTTCACGGCGACTCCTCCTGAGGTCTCGCTCGAAATCATCCCGGAAATACTCCGTTCCGGCGCGCGCGCCATTGACCTGAGCGGCGCGTTTCGTCTGCGCGATGCTGGACAGTATCAGCGCTGGTACAAGGCAGCGCACACGCAGCCCGACTTGCTGGCACAGGCCGTTTATGGATTGCCAGAGTTATATCGGGAAAAAATAGTTGGCGCGCGACTGGTGGCCAATCCCGGTTGTTACCCCACCGCCGCCATCTGCGCGCTGTGGCCACTGCTGAAGGCGGATATGGTGGATCGTGCAGCGGGAGTGGTCTGCGATGCCAAGAGCGGAGTCAGCGGTGCGGGCAAGTCGCCCTCTCCCAAAACCCACTTCGTGCAGATTTCCGAGAACTTCTCGGCTTACGCCATTCTTGAGCATCGCCATGTCGCCGAAGTGCTGAACAACACCGGGCTCGATGAGAGTGAGTTCTCGTTTACCGCGCAACTATTGCCCATCCCGCGAGGCATTCTGGCGGCGAACTATCTGCGACTGAAGAAGCCGGCGACGCTCAATGAGATTCAGGCCGTCTATCGCGCGGCGTACTCCAGCGCTGGCTTCGTGCGCCTCTATCCGCAGGGTAGCCAGCCGCAGCTCAGCGTGGTCAACCACACCAACTTCTGCGACATACACTGCACGCTGGGCAGCGATGGCAAGCGTCTGGTGGTGGTTAGCTGCATCGACAATTTAGTCAAGGGAGCCGCCGGTCAGGCTGTCCAGAACATGAACGTCATGTTCGGTCTCGAGGAGTCCACAGGACTGCTGGCCTAA